In the genome of Spirochaetia bacterium, one region contains:
- a CDS encoding transposase, translating into MSGAAVDLKDWANIILAQKLFADMLIELGESYGREDALRIWSIAVLRVCFSGIKDHELKDAYEESFLSELYPDVALSKNTVSTFLNNLGRTCSKITLFMRARASKVEMDHHVLIDGTLKSDESKVNSLSDFSRKARTKGTRDISVLFAFDLEAMEPVCSKCFPGNMLDVTAYDEFISEHQLTKGIVVADKGFPQSVARQHFKQHPDLHYLNPLKRNAKIASQLHMLEFTELLQGYEGITCRKEKGGDRWLYSFRDAYRASKEERDWLSRSRKKKNYRLTDLEKARATFGTVVLECDLDTDPQTIYKAYSKRWEIEIVMRFYKSALEFDETRVHDDYSVIGSEFCDFLASVLTFRMIAAFDEAKLLEDLPYKKIMRILARAKMFNDPGIGWRLIKINPSQEEVLKRLDIHPTEKLQPKKKRGRPPKVKPV; encoded by the coding sequence GTGTCCGGGGCGGCAGTGGACCTCAAGGACTGGGCAAACATCATCCTTGCGCAGAAGCTCTTTGCTGACATGCTCATTGAGCTAGGAGAATCCTATGGCAGGGAGGATGCGCTCAGGATCTGGTCCATCGCTGTACTCAGGGTCTGCTTCAGCGGCATCAAGGATCATGAGCTGAAAGATGCGTATGAGGAGAGTTTCCTGTCCGAGCTGTATCCTGATGTAGCCCTCTCGAAGAACACGGTCTCCACCTTCCTGAACAATCTTGGACGTACCTGTTCAAAGATCACCCTGTTCATGAGGGCCAGGGCTTCGAAAGTCGAGATGGATCACCATGTACTGATTGACGGGACATTGAAATCGGATGAATCGAAGGTAAATTCTCTCTCGGATTTTTCCAGGAAAGCCAGGACGAAAGGAACCAGGGACATCTCTGTCCTGTTCGCTTTCGATCTTGAAGCGATGGAACCGGTATGCTCCAAGTGTTTTCCGGGCAACATGCTTGATGTCACCGCCTACGATGAATTCATCTCCGAGCACCAACTGACAAAGGGAATCGTAGTTGCAGACAAAGGATTCCCCCAGTCCGTAGCAAGGCAGCATTTCAAGCAGCATCCCGACCTCCATTACCTGAATCCTCTGAAGAGGAATGCGAAGATTGCATCGCAACTCCATATGCTTGAGTTTACAGAGCTTCTTCAAGGGTATGAAGGCATAACCTGCAGGAAGGAGAAAGGTGGGGACCGATGGCTCTATTCCTTCCGGGATGCCTACAGGGCTTCAAAGGAAGAACGTGACTGGCTGAGCCGAAGCCGGAAAAAGAAGAATTACCGCCTCACTGATCTTGAGAAGGCAAGAGCGACATTCGGGACGGTGGTCCTTGAGTGCGATCTGGACACAGATCCCCAGACGATCTACAAAGCCTATTCCAAGAGATGGGAGATCGAGATTGTCATGAGATTCTACAAGTCAGCACTCGAATTCGATGAGACCCGTGTGCATGACGACTACAGCGTGATAGGAAGCGAGTTCTGCGACTTCCTCGCTTCCGTGCTCACCTTCAGGATGATAGCTGCCTTTGACGAGGCCAAGTTACTCGAAGATTTGCCGTATAAGAAGATCATGAGGATCCTGGCAAGGGCGAAGATGTTCAATGATCCTGGTATCGGGTGGCGTCTGATCAAGATCAATCCGTCACAGGAGGAAGTCCTGAAGAGACTCGACATTCATCCCACAGAGAAGCTTCAACCGAAGAAGAAACGCGGTCGTCCTCCTAAAGTGAAGCCCGTATAG
- a CDS encoding metal-dependent transcriptional regulator, with translation MKTQATNDDYLEAIFLLLKQKHKVRSIDLAQCMERSKASVSLAISSLRKGGFLTMDQNKFLHLTPAGERIARQTHEKHLILSAMLVQIGVDSDIAQKDAYQIAHVISNNSFQKLKIFYKNRFEICK, from the coding sequence ATGAAGACACAAGCAACAAATGATGATTATCTTGAGGCGATATTCTTACTTCTGAAACAAAAGCACAAAGTACGTTCCATTGACCTTGCACAGTGTATGGAGCGCTCCAAGGCCAGTGTCAGTCTTGCAATTTCCTCTCTTCGGAAAGGAGGCTTTCTTACCATGGACCAGAATAAATTTCTCCATTTGACTCCTGCAGGAGAACGAATCGCGAGGCAGACCCATGAAAAGCATCTTATACTATCAGCTATGCTCGTCCAAATTGGCGTTGATTCTGATATTGCACAAAAAGATGCGTATCAAATTGCACACGTTATAAGCAATAATTCATTTCAGAAGTTGAAGATTTTTTATAAAAATCGATTTGAAATCTGTAAGTAG
- a CDS encoding ABC transporter ATP-binding protein/permease, producing the protein MKKYKVLHKNKHFYIGVALTILEGLLSGCNFLILYAVMKMLFLGTMHIHLLFTFAGILVGVFLFRLCIYSFGYTQVQIGGAAVSKQIRMYLGNKIKKIPLARFTQNQTGQYINTITSDVSNYEKILTHKTADLVKNISLSIMLIIFSSVIWLPAGIIFLITDLILVPVFWFSFRAVKKYGNAKNQICAKNVSNIVEYVTGMQTFRAYGIGGTKNKTVTKTMKDFSDISYRYEAKVIPIGAVNSILAWCSIPVIMVIAANPVISGSLDMVSYLLLTMLPLFLAKLNITIFVDLTSYKNLAISKKKITNIFDEAEEKGSMEPFRTDTHEIVFQNVDFSYLEGEPVLQDLSFVLPDGKLTAIVGDSGSGKSTILNLIAKYYEADSGTISIGGKPIDDIAAEQVLEQISMVDQDVFLFNDTIRNNIKHARPDATDEEIEASCKDSNCNDFIQKMTQGYETLTGENGNFLSGGERQRLSIARAILKDSPILLLDEATASLDIENELAVKQAIANLMKRKKTVVMIAHTLSIVKHADQILVICNGKVTEAGTHEELLAKNGKYTAMWHAEQHLSDF; encoded by the coding sequence ATGAAGAAGTATAAAGTTTTGCACAAAAACAAACATTTTTATATTGGCGTGGCACTTACAATTTTGGAAGGATTGCTATCAGGGTGTAATTTCTTGATTTTATATGCAGTCATGAAAATGTTGTTCCTAGGTACTATGCACATTCATTTACTTTTTACCTTTGCAGGAATCTTAGTAGGTGTGTTTCTATTTCGCTTGTGCATCTATAGTTTTGGGTATACCCAAGTGCAAATCGGTGGGGCGGCAGTAAGTAAACAGATCCGGATGTATCTGGGAAATAAAATCAAGAAGATTCCTCTTGCCCGATTTACTCAAAACCAGACAGGACAATACATCAATACCATCACCAGCGATGTGAGCAACTATGAAAAAATACTTACCCATAAGACAGCGGACCTGGTCAAGAATATCTCTCTTTCAATCATGCTCATCATCTTTTCATCAGTAATCTGGTTACCGGCAGGGATTATTTTTCTGATTACAGATTTAATTCTTGTCCCGGTATTCTGGTTTTCTTTCCGTGCTGTCAAAAAATATGGAAATGCAAAGAACCAGATCTGTGCAAAGAACGTCAGTAATATCGTAGAATATGTAACAGGCATGCAGACATTCCGGGCATATGGCATCGGAGGAACAAAGAACAAAACAGTAACAAAGACAATGAAAGACTTCAGTGATATAAGTTACCGGTACGAAGCCAAAGTTATCCCTATCGGTGCGGTCAACAGCATCCTCGCTTGGTGCAGTATCCCTGTTATCATGGTGATCGCAGCCAACCCGGTAATAAGTGGTTCATTGGATATGGTTTCATACCTGCTGCTCACTATGTTGCCTTTATTCCTCGCCAAATTGAACATTACAATCTTTGTCGATTTGACAAGCTACAAAAACCTGGCAATTTCTAAGAAAAAAATTACGAATATCTTCGATGAAGCAGAAGAAAAAGGCAGCATGGAACCTTTTAGAACCGATACCCATGAGATTGTTTTTCAAAATGTTGATTTCTCCTATCTAGAAGGAGAACCCGTGTTGCAGGACCTGTCTTTCGTACTGCCTGACGGTAAGTTAACCGCTATCGTAGGAGATTCAGGTTCTGGCAAATCGACAATTCTTAACCTCATTGCCAAATATTATGAAGCTGACTCAGGAACAATTTCAATCGGAGGAAAACCTATTGACGATATAGCCGCAGAACAGGTACTGGAACAAATTTCCATGGTTGACCAAGATGTGTTTCTATTCAATGATACAATCCGAAATAACATCAAACATGCTCGTCCTGATGCAACAGACGAAGAAATTGAAGCCTCATGTAAAGATTCCAATTGCAATGACTTCATCCAAAAAATGACACAGGGGTATGAAACCTTGACTGGAGAAAATGGCAACTTCCTCTCAGGCGGCGAGCGACAACGTTTGTCTATTGCCCGTGCTATCTTGAAAGATAGTCCTATTTTACTTTTGGATGAGGCTACGGCTTCCCTGGACATTGAAAATGAGCTGGCAGTAAAGCAAGCTATTGCCAACTTAATGAAAAGAAAGAAAACAGTCGTAATGATTGCTCATACCTTATCCATAGTGAAACATGCAGATCAAATCTTAGTAATATGCAACGGCAAGGTTACAGAAGCAGGAACTCATGAGGAGCTGCTTGCAAAGAACGGAAAATATACAGCCATGTGGCATGCAGAACAACACCTTTCTGATTTTTAA
- a CDS encoding energy-coupling factor ABC transporter ATP-binding protein — translation MIQLENVSFSYAGRAVKSLENIDLTIPTGKCILLCGRSGCGKTTFMRLINGLIPYFFPGKLTGHITVNNMEISETPMHKIATQVGSVFQNPRTQFFNVDTDSEIAFGTENIALPTKELHQRVTQAKKDLHIENLSDRSIFELSGGEKQKIALASVYAMNPDIYLLDEPSSNLDISAIEDLKETLILLKKQRKTILIAEHRLYYLMDVIDCAFYFENGRLQGRYSPLELQLLSPLLRGKMGLRATDLHTVLPCSAQARPTRTTLELKDINLFHKKQKTLKDICLSVKAGEIIGISGHNGAGKTTLSRAICGLHKETDGKIILNGSLQNRKMLMKQSYLVMQDVNYELFAESVEKECTFGIKDPDKALANATLQELELTPFRHWHPNTLSGGQKQRLAVAVSVICKKEILVFDEPTSGLDYDSMTRVARLIESLARKGKIIFVTTHDYEFVCQTCNRLLYMDKGKLASNLLVCPENTNKIKALFSITKEGQEK, via the coding sequence TTGATTCAATTGGAAAATGTATCATTCTCATATGCCGGCAGGGCTGTGAAAAGTTTGGAAAATATTGATCTTACCATTCCTACGGGCAAATGCATCCTACTCTGTGGACGCTCCGGTTGTGGGAAAACGACCTTCATGCGGCTTATAAATGGTCTGATCCCATACTTTTTCCCAGGAAAGCTGACAGGCCATATCACTGTCAACAATATGGAAATTTCTGAAACGCCAATGCACAAAATTGCTACACAAGTAGGCTCGGTATTTCAAAATCCCAGAACGCAGTTCTTCAATGTAGACACAGATAGCGAGATTGCATTCGGTACCGAAAACATTGCTTTGCCGACAAAAGAACTTCATCAGAGAGTCACGCAAGCCAAAAAGGACCTGCACATTGAAAATCTATCAGACAGGAGCATCTTTGAACTGTCAGGTGGAGAAAAGCAAAAGATTGCCCTTGCCTCGGTATATGCAATGAACCCTGACATCTACCTCTTGGACGAGCCTTCCTCAAACCTGGACATAAGCGCTATTGAAGACTTGAAAGAAACCTTAATTCTTTTAAAGAAGCAACGGAAAACCATCTTGATTGCAGAGCATCGTCTATACTATCTGATGGATGTAATAGACTGTGCATTTTACTTTGAAAACGGCAGATTGCAAGGTAGGTACTCACCCCTTGAGCTTCAATTGCTCTCTCCCCTCCTACGGGGAAAAATGGGCTTACGTGCAACAGACCTTCATACTGTATTACCATGCTCTGCCCAAGCCAGGCCTACAAGGACCACATTGGAATTAAAGGATATCAATCTATTCCACAAAAAACAAAAAACCTTGAAAGACATCTGTCTCTCTGTAAAAGCTGGAGAAATCATTGGAATTTCAGGACATAACGGAGCAGGAAAGACAACCCTTTCCCGTGCAATCTGCGGCTTGCACAAGGAAACAGACGGAAAAATCATATTAAATGGCTCTTTGCAAAACCGCAAAATGCTCATGAAACAATCCTATCTGGTCATGCAGGACGTCAATTATGAGCTTTTTGCAGAAAGTGTAGAAAAAGAATGTACGTTCGGGATCAAGGATCCTGACAAGGCTTTGGCAAATGCTACGTTACAGGAACTGGAGCTGACACCGTTCCGACACTGGCATCCAAACACTTTGTCAGGAGGACAAAAGCAGCGTCTTGCCGTAGCTGTCAGTGTAATCTGCAAGAAAGAAATCTTGGTTTTTGATGAGCCTACCAGCGGCCTTGACTATGACAGCATGACAAGAGTAGCAAGGCTCATCGAGTCATTGGCTCGAAAAGGAAAAATTATATTCGTGACTACACACGACTATGAATTCGTGTGCCAGACCTGCAATCGGCTCCTTTACATGGACAAAGGAAAGCTTGCCAGCAACCTGTTGGTCTGCCCAGAAAATACAAACAAGATAAAAGCCTTGTTTTCCATTACGAAAGAAGGACAAGAAAAATGA
- a CDS encoding energy-coupling factor transporter transmembrane protein EcfT has translation MNSKTNRKGIWFDPRTKMSILVISVLAASMAPDLPYELGLVLLIALFALLCGRLRMAILGIVGYVIFYFLTEAIYSFPKESTQAVLVAFLGLVHKVYPCGFMGNIIIKTTKVNEFLSAMHKLHVPKALTIPLAIMLRYIPTIREDWQFIKDAMRLRDVSPTVIGFLKHPSTTLECVYTPLLMAASKATDELSIAAVTRGIENPKPRTCFVRIHLRATDYIILSSFVVYFIARHFL, from the coding sequence ATGAACAGCAAAACAAACAGAAAGGGCATATGGTTCGATCCCCGAACCAAAATGTCTATTCTGGTAATCAGTGTATTAGCAGCTTCAATGGCTCCTGACTTACCATATGAACTGGGTCTTGTACTCCTCATTGCACTCTTCGCACTTCTGTGTGGAAGGTTGCGCATGGCAATCTTGGGAATCGTCGGTTATGTAATTTTCTATTTCCTGACAGAAGCAATATATTCTTTTCCCAAGGAATCCACACAAGCTGTGCTTGTTGCTTTCTTGGGATTGGTACATAAGGTGTACCCATGCGGCTTCATGGGGAACATCATAATAAAAACGACAAAAGTCAATGAATTTCTTTCTGCCATGCACAAACTTCATGTACCAAAAGCACTTACAATCCCTTTGGCAATCATGCTCCGATACATACCGACAATACGGGAAGATTGGCAGTTCATCAAAGATGCCATGCGGCTGAGGGATGTATCACCTACGGTAATCGGATTTTTGAAACACCCGTCGACAACTCTTGAATGTGTCTACACACCATTGCTGATGGCAGCCTCAAAAGCAACGGATGAGCTATCAATCGCAGCTGTAACGCGAGGTATAGAGAACCCAAAGCCCCGTACCTGCTTTGTACGCATACACCTTCGTGCTACTGACTACATTATCCTTTCTAGCTTCGTCGTTTATTTTATTGCAAGGCATTTTCTATAA
- a CDS encoding MptD family putative ECF transporter S component — protein sequence MSGKSYANQRGLTIKDLVTTGIFSALLWMAMFIASIPFGINPMTTFYMPIGSALLSGPIFLLLIAKVPKRGPITIAGILLGIIYFLLGMHWGMDLGYIICGIIADIIAGSKKYKSTRMNIVAYAILCLGGTGTYLVYFINPSSWATTMMEGGTTQSYIETMNAMASPIVLIIMFVGTIAIASLSGLVGKKLLKKQFKKAGITA from the coding sequence ATGCAAACCAAAGAGGACTTACAATAAAAGACTTGGTTACTACCGGCATCTTTTCAGCACTACTGTGGATGGCAATGTTTATTGCCAGCATACCATTTGGAATCAACCCGATGACAACCTTTTACATGCCGATAGGTTCTGCCTTGCTGTCAGGACCTATATTCTTACTTTTAATAGCAAAAGTTCCGAAACGCGGCCCGATAACTATTGCAGGAATTCTGCTCGGTATCATCTATTTCCTCTTGGGAATGCACTGGGGAATGGACCTTGGCTATATCATATGTGGTATCATAGCCGATATAATTGCCGGAAGCAAAAAATATAAAAGTACAAGAATGAATATTGTTGCCTATGCAATCCTATGTCTTGGTGGTACAGGTACCTATCTAGTCTATTTCATCAATCCTTCAAGTTGGGCTACGACGATGATGGAAGGCGGTACGACTCAATCCTATATTGAAACAATGAATGCAATGGCAAGTCCAATCGTGTTGATCATCATGTTTGTAGGCACGATAGCCATAGCAAGTCTGAGTGGCTTGGTTGGCAAGAAACTGCTGAAAAAACAATTTAAAAAAGCTGGCATTACTGCATGA